The segment TGCCGACGGAGAGCCGGCGTTTCTGGCCGCCGGAAAGCAGAAAGGGGTGCACGTCCCGGAGTTCGCGCAGGTCCAGGCGGTCGAGGAGCTCGTTCACGCGTACCGCGATCTCGTCCGGCGGCACCCGGCGCACCCGCAGCCCGTACGCCAGCTCGTCCTCCACCCGGCCGGTGATGAATTGGTGCTCGGGATTCTGGAAGACGAAACCGACCCGCTCGGCGAGCACCCGCGGATCGGTCCGGGACGGGTCGAGGCCGTCGACGGTGACCGCGCCGCGCCGCGTGGTGATGACGCCCGCGAGGGCCTGCGCGAGGGTGGTCTTGCCGGCGCCGTTCGGCCCGACGATCGCGACGAACTCACCGGTGCCGACGGCCAGCGACACGTCCCGTACCACCGGCTTTTCTCCGCGATGGACGGTCAGCTCGCGTACCCGGACTGCTTCTTCGGCCGAACCGGCCGCTGCCTGGCCGATCAGCTGCGGCGCCGGCAGATCGGACCGCGCGTCCAGCGCGGTGGCCAGCTCACGCGGGGTCAGCGGCAGCGGATCCAGCCGGATCCCGGCGGCTCGCAGCCGCAGCGCGGCCAGCGCGGCGACCGGAAGCCAGACGCCGAGCTCGACCAGCCGCTCGACGTTGTCGACGATCGTGGACCGGGCCGGGCCGTCGAACACCAGCCGTCCGTCCGCATCCAGCACGAGCACGCGGTCGACGAAATCGATCGCGGCATCCAGATTGTGCTCGACCAGCAGGACGGCCCGGTCACGCCCGGCAGCGATCTCCCGCAGCGCCCGGTACACGTCCTCGACGCCGGCCGGGTCGAGGTTCGCGGTCGGTTCATCAAGAACAAGCAGCGGCGTACGCAGAGCCAGCGCACAAGCAATCGCCAGCCGCTGCCGTCCCCCGCCGGACAGATGCGCCGGATCATCGTCGCGGCGGTCCCACAGACCGACACGGCGCAGCGCGTCCTCGGCCCGGACCAGCACCTCGTCGACCGGCAGGCACAGGTTCTCCGGCCCGAAGCAGACCTCGTCGAGGACCGTGGCGGTGACGATCTGGGCGTCCGGGTCCTGAAAGACCATGGCTACCTCAGCCGCCAGACGCGGAACCGGCACGGTACGGGTATCGACGCCCCGAACCGCGACGGTTCCGTCCATATGCGACCCGACGACGTGCGGTATCAGGCCGTTGAAAGTGAGCGTGAGCGTCGACTTCCCGCACCCGGACGGGCCGAGGAGCAGGACCACCTCGCCAGCTCGCAGCTCCGCCGAGACACCGTGCGGCCGAGGGACGCCGTAATCGACGGCGCCCTCGGCGTCGTACACCTCGTGTCGCACGGACACTTCGGAGAGTTGAAGCATGCGATTAGGATAGGCAACCCTTAATCGCTACTTGCGGAAGGTGAAGTACTTCCACGCGCCGTACGTCGTGGCGTTCGCGCTGTCGCCCGAAGTGCCCTTGATGTACACCGACCGGACCCGGAAACGGACGTTCAGCGGGTGGGCGCCGGTCAGCTTCGCGGCGGAGAGACCATTCGCCTTCACCGCGACGAAGGTCGCGCTGCGCGGCCGCCACTTGCCGTTCGACCACGTCTCGACGACGAGTTTCTGCTTGCGTCCGGCGTACGCGGTAATGGTGGTGGTGAAGACCGGGGTCTTGGCCTTGCGGAAGAAGAAGTACTTCGTCGACCCGATCCTGGCGGTCTTGTAGTGCTTCGAGATCGCCGTGCTGACCGCGACCTGCGTGGAGACTCGGGAGGTGACTGTCCGCGCGGCGTACTTGGCGTCACCGGCGAACTTCGCGGTCAGCGTGGTGTTGCGGGTCAGCTTGAAGCTCGCGCTGAGGTTGCCCGCGCTGTTCACCACGCCCTTCTTGACCAGGCGGTTCTTCTCCGGGCCGTACGGGTCGGCCCAGATCTCGACGGTCCGGTTGGTGCCGGTGGCGCCGAGGTGCGCGGTGAACGTCACCACCTTGCCGTACGCGTGCACCGAACCGTTCCCGTTCAGGGTCAGCTGCGGCGTCGCCGGAGTGGCCGGCCCGTTCATCACCCAGAGTCGGTAGGCGCCGTCGTACTTGGCGACCCCGAACAGCCGCGGACCACCCGGCTCCCAGGCAATCCCCCGGTCCTGGATGCCGTCGGTGGCCGGCGCGCCGGAGCCCGGCGCCGCCTCGCCTCCCTTCTCCGGGAGGCGGATCGTCTGCGAGGCGGTCGTCGAGTCGCCCTCGAAGACGTAGACGTCGTCGCCGGTCGCCTGGTTCGCCACCGAGATCGCGACCCGGCCGGCCGCGTTGACATCCACGCCGTTGGCCCGGGCCAGCGCCGGATAGGTCCCCGTGGTCGCGAGATCACTCACACCGACGCGGTGCACATCGCCGTTCGCCGCCCGGACCACGTCGCTGCCGTCAGCGGTGAAGGCTGACTCTGCGACCGCGAAGCCACCGGCTGGATCGATGTGCGGGCCCAGGACCGGGGAACCCGACGAGACGTCGTACTTCCAGAGGTCTTTACCGGCCGAGTCGGCGACCAGGAGCACGCCGGGCGCCGCCGCGCTGGTGTAGACGTGCGGCGCCGAAGGCAGATCACCCTGGTAGAGGGCGGTGTTCAGATAGACGCTGGAGTCGGCCAGGTCGACCGAACCGAAGTCGCCGTCGTCCTCCGGACCCGAGTAGCCGAACCAGACCTTGTCGCCGGCCGCGGTGACGGACTCCGGATAGACCTCGGTGCCGACCGGGTAACGAGCCGTCTCGGCGACCGTGTCCGTCGCCAGGGCCACGATCGCATGCCCGCGCGACACCGCGGCATAGAGCCTGGTGGAGTCGCTGGAGAGCGCGAGGCCGTTCACCCAGGGGAGGCCGGACTTCTCCACGAGGACCTTGCCGGTGAAGTCGGTGGCGATGATCTTTCCGCCTTGCGGGTCGCTGATGAAGACCCGGTCGTGCACGCCGTCGACGACGATGTCACCGAAGTAGCTGATCGGCAACGCCGCCTGCGTTTCGGCGGATGCGGTGCCCGAGCTCACCGCGAAGGCCAGCGCCGAAAACCCGGTCAGGACCGCAGCCGCGAGCGCGACCCGAGAGTTACGCATGCAAATTCCCCCATGATCAAGAGAGTGAGGGAACAGTACGGCCTACCGCGTCGAGACGCAACCGGTTCGTCGCGGCGCCGCCGAGATCCACTTTCCGCAGGCCACGGCGGCTGGTTCGTCAGGGTCGGATCGCGAACAGCTCACAACTGTCCTGCGACGGATCACTTCAGGGCCACCTTGTCTCCGGTGGCCGAGACCGAGGCGACGGCGGAACTGCCCGCGTACGACCAGCGCCAGTACCCGGACGCCTTCGCCTTCGTGGTCGTTCTCAGGTAGCCGCGGGCGTCGGTCCAGACCGTCTTGACCGTCTGGTAGGTGCCGTTGGCCTTGCGGAACTGCAACCGCACCGGCTGCTTCCCGTACCCTACGAACTTGGTCGCCGCGTCCGTTGTGGCGCGCGTGAGCCGGCCGGTCACGGTGAGCTTGCCGCCCTTCTTGACCGGCTCGGGCGAGGCGTTCACGGTCAGCTTGGCGACCTTGTAGAGGGTGACCGTGTCGGGGAGCGAACTCGTGCTCGCGGCACCGGTGTTGCCCCAGTAGATCCACTTCCAGGCACCGGACGCGGTGGCCGGGACAGTCGTGCGCAAGGCGCCGTCCGGGCCCGAGGTCACCGTCTTGATCCGGGTGTAGGCGCCGGCGCTGGCGTACTTCGCATACGTCAAGTACACCGACTGCCCCGCGTAGCCCACGATCCTGGTGTGGCCGCTGGCGTCCAGGTTGCCCCAATCGGGCGCGGTGAGCCGCCCGGTGACGGTGAGTCTCGCGCCCTTACGGACCGGCTCGGGCGTCGCGTCCGCCGGCGCCAGCCTGGTCGCTTTCTGCAGGCGGGACACCGTGGCGTGCCCTTCCTGCAGCACGTACGGCTGGTTGTCCTTCGTATAGCCGGTGATCCGCAGGTGCAGCGCCCGGCCGGCCAGGTCGTTGGTCATCTGACGCTGGTCGAGGATTGCGGTCCCGGTGCAGCTCTGCGCGGTCCCCTGCCGGATCGGCACGCAGACCATGTTGTTCTCGCTGCCCGGCACCTCCTCCAGATCATCGGAGAAGTTCGCACCGTAGGTCACGATCTGCCCGCGAATCGTCGCGATGTCCGGGCTGACATTGGCCACAACCGGGAACGTGGCGGTCTCCGATCCCCCGACTCCCATGTGGACAAGGCCGTTGTTGTTGATCAGAACCGAGTAGAGCGCGGGCTCCGCGGCCTGCGCGGGCGTCGCCGCCAGCAGGCCTGCGGCAACCGCAGTCGTCACGGCAATTGCACCATTTCGTACGCGCTTCATCGCCACTCATTCCCCCGTTCGGCGCAGCGGACCACGAACAGGACGGTAGCGTCGCGACGCCACTCGCCGAAACCAAGCGACCTGTACGCCGCCTCGGCGAGCCGGCGTTGACGAACAAGGACCGCACCGGGACCGTCCCCCAGCCGGCCACCGCCGATGGCCGGGTGATCTACGCGATCGAGCAGCGCCGTGCCTCCGCACGCATCCACACCAGCACCGACGCCGGGCTGACCTGGCAGGCCGGGGCGATCGTCGAGCTCGACGGCCCGCATCCCGACCGACGACAACAACTACAGCACCTGGCTGTCCGCGGACGGCGAGTCCTGGAAATACGTTCAGCGACCTGAGTTGCCCTGATCCGGCGCCTGCGCGAAGAGAACGTCGCGGGCCTGCTCGGCGGCACGGACCATGTTCTCGCCGATGAAGTCGAGGAAGCGCGCGATGTTCTCCAGGCGGTTGGCTGCCGGGGTGCCCGCCCCGAGCACGCTGACACCCTGTCGTGCCGTGTCAGCCAGGTCGGACTGTGATTTGGCGGCGGCGAGCGTCGACTGATACCAGACGTCGCCGTCGACGACGTAGCGTTCGCGGCGGCGTTCGTCGCGCTCCCGGCGCAGCAGTCCCAACGTTTCCAGGAAGGCCACCGCCTTGGACACCGACGCGGGACTGACCTGCAGGTGCTGGGCCAGCTCGGAGGCGGTCATGCTGCCCGAGTCGGCGATGAACAGGCAGGTCAGCACGCGGGCCGTCATCTTGGGCAGGCCCTGCTGGATGAAGAGGGTGGCGAAGACGTCCTCGTAGTCCCGCACGGCGTCGGGGTCGCGCCCGTCAGCCCGCGTGGGCGCGCCGGGCCCTCGGGAAGCGGCCGGCCGGCGCCGGTGGGCGCGGCGCTCGGTGGCATGGTGGGCCAGCTCGGCTCGATAGCCGAGGGGCCCGCCGTTTCGCATCACCTCGCGCGTGACAGTCGACGTAGGACGGTCGATGCGCCGGGCGATCTCCGCGTAGGCGAGGCCGTCGGCCAGCCCCAGCGCGATCTGCTGACGTTCCTGCTGGGTGAGTCTGCCTCCCGGCATCGCGATCTCCTTCACGCTCCCTCGATGCACCGAGCATAGCGTTCATCGCGCTTCCATTGCAACGACAACGCGATCTTCGTTGCGTTATTTTCTTGCGCCATTGCAATGAAATGGCGGCAGTGAGCTGCTGTTAAGCCACGTGAGTGCAACAAGCTTGTTGCCGAATCCGCGAACGCAACGTAGCTTTTCCCACATCGGAAACAACGAGCACGGGAGCAGATGATGCAGAACTTCGACACCCCCGCCCCGATCACCGCCGTCCTCGACATCCCCGCCGGCAACGTCCGGTTCATCGCCGCCGACCGGGTCGACACCAGGGTCGAGGTCCGGCCGGTCGACGCCTCGAAGGGCCGCGACGTCAAGGTGGCCGAGCAGACCCGGGTGGAGTACACCGACGGCGTCCTGCGCATCGAGGCGTCGGCGAAGAACCAGGTTCTCGGCCCGTCCGGATCCATCGAGGTGACGGTCCAGCTGCCCGCCGGATCCCGGGTCGAGGCCAAGGCGGCCAGCGCCGAGTTCCGGGTGGTCGGACGCCTCGGGGACGTCACCTTCGAGGGCGCGCACGGCGCCATCAAGATCGATGAGGCGGCGAGCGTACGCCTCACCGCCTCCGCCGGCGACGTCTCGCTCGGGCGCCTCAACGGATCAGGCCAGATCACCACCGCCAAGGGCGACATCAAGATCGCTGAGGCAGTCAAGGGCAAGGTCGTTCTGCGTACGCAGGCAGGTGCGATCTCGGTCGGCGCCGCTCGCGGCGTCTCGGCCGCCCTGGACGCCGGCACCAGCCTCGGCCGCGTCACCAACGACCTCCGCAACGACGGCGCCGCCGATCTCCACATCCACGCCACCACCGCCTACGGCGACATCGTCGCCCGCAGCCTCTGAGCAGAGAGCAGACCATCATGACCAACCTGGCCATCGCAGCGAACGGGCTGCGCAAGTCCTACGGCGACAAGGTCGTCCTCGACGGGGTCGACCTGGCGGTTCCGGAAGGAACCATCTTCTCCCTGCTCGGCCCGAACGGCGCCGGCAAGACCACCGCCGTCAAGATCCTCTCCACGCTGATCTCTCCCGGGCCGGCGTCCGGCGAGATCCGGGTCGGCGGTCACGATCTGACCGCAGACCCCCAGGCGGTACGCGCCGCGATCGGCGTCACCGGCCAGTTCTCCGCGGTCGACGGCCTGATCACCGGCGAGGAGAACATGCTGCTCATGGCGGACCTGCACCACCTGTCCCGCGCTGAGGGCCGCCGCACCACCGCCGAGCTGCTGGAGCGCTTCGACCTGGTCGAGGCCGCGAAGAAGCCGGCGGCCACCTACTCCGGCGGCATGAAGCGCCGCCTCGACATCGCGATGACCCTGGTCGGCGACCCGCGGATCATCTTCCTCGACGAGCCGACCACCGGCCTCGACCCGCGCAGCCGGCACAACATGTGGCAGATCATCCGTGAGCTGGTCGCCGACGGCGTCACCGTCTTCCTCACCACGCAGTACCTGGAGGAGGCGGACGAGCTCGCCGACCGGATCGCCGTGCTCAACAACGGGAAGATCGCCGCCGAGGGCACCGCCGAGCAGCTGAAACGACAGATCCCGGGCGGGCACGTCCGGCTCCGCTTCACCGACCCGGCCGGTTACCAGGGCGCCGCCCTCGCCCTCGGCGACGTCACCCGCGACGACGAGTCCCTGACGCTGCAGATCCCGAGCGGCGGCAGCCAGCGCGACCTGCGCTTCATCCTCGACCGGCTGGACTCCGCCGGCATCGAGGCGGACGAACTGACCGTGCACAACCCCGACCTCGACGACGTGTTCTTCGCCCTGACCGGCACCAACGAGCACTTGACCGGCACCGACGAGCACCTGACCGGCACCGACCAGAACAAGGAGATTGTTCGATGAGTTCCCTCGCCCTCGCCGTACGCGACTCGTCCACCATGCTGCGCCGCAACCTGCTGCACGCCCGGCGCTATCCGTCCCTCACGCTCAACCTGCTGCTGACGCCGATCATGCTGCTGCTGCTCTTCGTCTATATATTCGGCGACACTCTCGGCGCTGGTCTGGGCGGCGGCCGCGCCGAGTACATCGCCTATCTGGTCCCGGGCCTGCTGCTGATGACCATCGGCAGCACCGTGATCGGAACCGCGGTCTCGGTCTCCAACGACATGACCGAGGGCATCATCGCCCGGTTCCGCACCATGGCGATCCACCGCGGTTCGGTGCTCGTCGGCCACGTGGTCGGCAGCGTGCTGCAGTCGGTGATGAGCGTGGTCCTGGTCGGCGCGGTCGCCGTGGCCATCGGCTTCCGGTCCACCGACGCCACCGCCCTGGAGTGGCTGGCCGCGTTCGGGCTGCTCGTCCTCTTCGCCCTGGCGCTCACCTGGATCGCCGTCGGCATGGGCCTGGTCAGCCCGAACGCCGAGGCCGCCAGCAACAACGCGATGCCGCTGATCCTGCTGCCGCTGCTGTCCAGCGCGTTCGTCCCGATCGAGGCCATGCCCGGCTGGTTCCAGCCGATCGCCGAGTACCAGCCCTTCACCCCGGCGATCGAAACCCTCCGGGGCCTGCTGCTCGGCACCGGGATCGGCCACAACGGCTGGCTCGCGGTGGGCTGGTGCCTGGGCCTCGCGGTGCTCGGCTACTTCTGGTCGACTGCGAAGTTCAACCGCGACCCGCGCTAGCGGCAGGACTTCGCTAGCGGCAGGACAAGCGAAGGGGCCTGAACCGTGCGGTTCAGGCCCCTTCGCGGTGCCGGTCAGGGCAGCAGCAGGCCCCAGTACAGGGCCCACGGCAGGAACAGGATTCCGGGCACGATCAGGATGGCCTGCCGGACGCGGTCGGCGCCGGCGGTCCGCCAGCCGTGGATCGTCATGGCGGTGGTGATGACGGTGATCAGCGCGAGGGCCTGCAGCGCCAGCCAGAACACCGGGCGACCGGCGAGCATCGGGCCGGGTGAGATGCCCTTCCAGTTCGCGCTGTCGGCCACCGTCACGAAGTAGGCGACGAAGCCGATCACCGCGGTGACGCCGGCGGCGGCGAGGATGCGGGCCGGGCGGGCAACAGCGACGGTACGGCGACGCGCGCGCCGGACGAGCGCGACGACCGGGTACGACAGGAAGCCGATCAGGAACACGGCGAGGGCGGTCAGCTGTGCGGGCCAAGACTCCCACCAGGCCGACGGAGCCAGAGAAGCGCTGGTCGCGGGCTGTGTCGGGGCCGGATCGACCCGCGGCGTCAAGGTTCCGGCGGTTCGGACCCAGCTACCGACGGTCTCCGCGTACGCCGGATACAGCTCGTCGGTGTACATGCCGTCCTCGTCGAGGACCCGCAGGGTGTGTCCCGCACCGGGGAGGAATCGGACCGTCAGCGGCGTACGGATCATCTGTTGCAACACCGCGCCGCTCTCAGCGGCCGGCACCTGCGTGTCCTCCGTGCCGTAGACAGCGAGGACCGGCTGGGTGAGCGCCGACAACGCCGGCCGCGGGTCGAAACTCGCCTCGGCGAAGAGCCCGGCGTCGTCCGCGAGCCGGTAGAACCGGTCGGAAAGCGTGTCCGCGAGCGCACCGGAAACCCCGGCGCCGGCCAGCTTGTTGCGCATGTTCCAGTTCTGTACGCGCAACGGCGACAACCCCGGCGCGGAAGCGAGGACCAGGAACGCGATGTCCTTCGACCGGTCAGCGGCGAGCGGCATGACCCAGCCGCCCTCGCTGATCCCCCAGAGCCCGACGGCGTCCGGTCGCACCCCGGGCTGTTCCCGCAGGACGCCGACCGCGGCGACGACATCGTCGGCGAGCAGCGAGTACACCGGGTTGTCGAGCGGCCGCTTGTCGTAGGTGAGGACGGCGATCCCCTGCCGCGCGAACGCGATCGCCTCCGGGAGCAGACCGGTCCGCTTGCCGTTGCCGGAGCCGTGCACCAGCACCAGGCCGGGCTTTGCACCGGGTGCGTTTCGGGGCGCGTAGACCGTACCCATCAGGGTCTTTCCGTCGGCCGTGGGAATGCTGACCTCGGTCGTGGTCAGATCGGCCGGGACGGATTCCCCGGCGGCGGCCGGGGCACTGATCAGCGCGACGGCGGCGAGCGCCAGGACCAGGATGCGGACGATGCGTTCGATCATGGAACGAGCATCGATGAATTTGCGTGCCCCTCCATCGCCGCCGCGAGCGGTTCCGATCTCACTCTCCAGAGGGAGAAGGCTCCCCGGCGACGACCAGACCCGACTCGTATGCGGCCACCACAGCCTGGGCCCGGTCCCGCAGCCCGAGCTTGGCCAGCACGCTGCTGACGTGCGTCTTCACGGTGTGCTCGCTGACCACCAGGGCGGCCGCCATCTCGGCGTTGGTCAGCCCGCGCCCGAGCAGTTGCAACGCCTCCCGCTCCCGCGGGGTGAGCCGGTCGAGCCCGGCCCACGGGTGGAGCGGCGGCGCCTGCCCACGGACCGCCGTCTCGATCAGCCGGGTGGTGACCGCCGGGGCGAGCAGCGACTCACCGGCCGCGACGACCCGCACCGCATGGACCAGCTCGGCACGGCGGACGTCCTTCAGCAGGAAGCCGCTGGCGCCGGCGCGCAGCGCGTCGTACACGTAGTCGTCCTGTCCGAAGGTGGTCAGCATGAGCACGCGTACCGGCTCGTCGCTCAACCGCCGGGTGGCCTCGATCCCGTCCATCAACGGCATCCGGATGTCGAGCACCAGCACGTCCGGCGAGTGCTCGTGGACGGCAGCCACCGCCTCGGCGCCGTCACCGGCCTCGGCCACGACCTCCATGTCGTCCTCGTTGTCGAGGATCATCGCGAACGCGCCGCGTACCAGCTCCTGGTCATCGGCGACCACAATGCGGATGGTCACGGCAACTTCGCCTCTACTCGGAAGCCACGACCGCCGGGCACCGGACCGGCCGTCGCGGACCCTCCGCAGGAGGCGGCACGTTCCCGGATCCCGATGAGTCCGTGTCCAGGAGCGTCCGTCGTGCGGGGCCCTCGGCCGTCATCGGCAACGGTCAGGACGAGGCCGTCGTCGCGCCAGTCGAGCGTCACCGTCACCGACTTCGCCCGCGCGTGTTTGAGCACATTGGTCAGTGCCTCCTGAACGATCCGGTACGCCGCCACCTCGGCATCGGCGGTCACCGCCCGAGGACTTCCGACGACGCTCAGCGTGACCGATGTTGATCCGACCCCGGAGACCTGATCGACCAGGTCGGCGATCTCGGCGAGCGTCGGCTGCGGGGTGCGCTCGGCCCCGGCGTCCAGGACACCGAGGATCCGGCGCAACTGGGCCATGGCATCCCGGCCGGCCTCGGCGATGGCGTCGAAAGCCGCCTCGGTACGGGCCGGCCCCTGCTTCATCACCACCGGGCCGGCCTCGGCCTGCGCGATCGTGATGCTCACCGCGTGCGCGAGGATGTCGTGCATGTCCCGGGCGATCCGGGACCGTTCCCGCTCGGCCTCCAGCTCCCGCTCCCGTTCCAGGTGCCGCGTCCGTTCCTGCAGCACCCGCACCTCCTCCTGACGGCGTGCCCAGGCGCGGCCCAACAGGTACGCGGTGGTCCAGAGCAGCGCACCCCGGGCCGCGGTCTCCAGCGAGCCGGTCAGGATGAACGCACCCCAGCCGATGATCACGATCGCGCTGATCCGCTGCCAGCGCGGCGCCTGCGCGGCGACGGTGAACATGGCGATCAGCGCGCCGTACCACAGCGGTTGGCGCGGGCCGTCCGGCACGAGCGCGTAGGCGGCCGCGGCAGCTTCGCTCGCCAGGAGCACGGCGAACGGCGCCTTACGACGCCAGATCAACGGCAGAGAAACGGCAACAGCTACGGCGTACGCGGAGACCGGCCATTCCCCGTCACCGGAAACGAACGGAGCGAGCTGCGCGATCAGCGCGACAACCGCCAGCCCGACATCCACCGCCCACGGCGGCAGCCCCCGTATCCAGTCCCCCGCACGCTCGTACACGGCCCGATTCTGGCTTAAGTCGATCTTTTACGCCGCCCCGCGATCTCGGTCAGCGAGTGCCGGTGACGACCAGCATCTCGCAGGGACCGACGAATCCGCCCGGTCCCTCGAACTGGCCGAGCGCCTCCTCGATCTCGGTCCAGGCGGCCTCCCGCTCGGC is part of the Actinoplanes sp. NBC_00393 genome and harbors:
- a CDS encoding sensor histidine kinase; this translates as MYERAGDWIRGLPPWAVDVGLAVVALIAQLAPFVSGDGEWPVSAYAVAVAVSLPLIWRRKAPFAVLLASEAAAAAYALVPDGPRQPLWYGALIAMFTVAAQAPRWQRISAIVIIGWGAFILTGSLETAARGALLWTTAYLLGRAWARRQEEVRVLQERTRHLERERELEAERERSRIARDMHDILAHAVSITIAQAEAGPVVMKQGPARTEAAFDAIAEAGRDAMAQLRRILGVLDAGAERTPQPTLAEIADLVDQVSGVGSTSVTLSVVGSPRAVTADAEVAAYRIVQEALTNVLKHARAKSVTVTLDWRDDGLVLTVADDGRGPRTTDAPGHGLIGIRERAASCGGSATAGPVPGGRGFRVEAKLP
- a CDS encoding DUF4097 family beta strand repeat-containing protein — encoded protein: MQNFDTPAPITAVLDIPAGNVRFIAADRVDTRVEVRPVDASKGRDVKVAEQTRVEYTDGVLRIEASAKNQVLGPSGSIEVTVQLPAGSRVEAKAASAEFRVVGRLGDVTFEGAHGAIKIDEAASVRLTASAGDVSLGRLNGSGQITTAKGDIKIAEAVKGKVVLRTQAGAISVGAARGVSAALDAGTSLGRVTNDLRNDGAADLHIHATTAYGDIVARSL
- a CDS encoding ATP-binding cassette domain-containing protein → MTNLAIAANGLRKSYGDKVVLDGVDLAVPEGTIFSLLGPNGAGKTTAVKILSTLISPGPASGEIRVGGHDLTADPQAVRAAIGVTGQFSAVDGLITGEENMLLMADLHHLSRAEGRRTTAELLERFDLVEAAKKPAATYSGGMKRRLDIAMTLVGDPRIIFLDEPTTGLDPRSRHNMWQIIRELVADGVTVFLTTQYLEEADELADRIAVLNNGKIAAEGTAEQLKRQIPGGHVRLRFTDPAGYQGAALALGDVTRDDESLTLQIPSGGSQRDLRFILDRLDSAGIEADELTVHNPDLDDVFFALTGTNEHLTGTDEHLTGTDQNKEIVR
- a CDS encoding response regulator transcription factor; its protein translation is MTIRIVVADDQELVRGAFAMILDNEDDMEVVAEAGDGAEAVAAVHEHSPDVLVLDIRMPLMDGIEATRRLSDEPVRVLMLTTFGQDDYVYDALRAGASGFLLKDVRRAELVHAVRVVAAGESLLAPAVTTRLIETAVRGQAPPLHPWAGLDRLTPREREALQLLGRGLTNAEMAAALVVSEHTVKTHVSSVLAKLGLRDRAQAVVAAYESGLVVAGEPSPSGE
- a CDS encoding alpha/beta hydrolase family protein, coding for MIERIVRILVLALAAVALISAPAAAGESVPADLTTTEVSIPTADGKTLMGTVYAPRNAPGAKPGLVLVHGSGNGKRTGLLPEAIAFARQGIAVLTYDKRPLDNPVYSLLADDVVAAVGVLREQPGVRPDAVGLWGISEGGWVMPLAADRSKDIAFLVLASAPGLSPLRVQNWNMRNKLAGAGVSGALADTLSDRFYRLADDAGLFAEASFDPRPALSALTQPVLAVYGTEDTQVPAAESGAVLQQMIRTPLTVRFLPGAGHTLRVLDEDGMYTDELYPAYAETVGSWVRTAGTLTPRVDPAPTQPATSASLAPSAWWESWPAQLTALAVFLIGFLSYPVVALVRRARRRTVAVARPARILAAAGVTAVIGFVAYFVTVADSANWKGISPGPMLAGRPVFWLALQALALITVITTAMTIHGWRTAGADRVRQAILIVPGILFLPWALYWGLLLP
- a CDS encoding GbsR/MarR family transcriptional regulator, which translates into the protein MPGGRLTQQERQQIALGLADGLAYAEIARRIDRPTSTVTREVMRNGGPLGYRAELAHHATERRAHRRRPAASRGPGAPTRADGRDPDAVRDYEDVFATLFIQQGLPKMTARVLTCLFIADSGSMTASELAQHLQVSPASVSKAVAFLETLGLLRRERDERRRERYVVDGDVWYQSTLAAAKSQSDLADTARQGVSVLGAGTPAANRLENIARFLDFIGENMVRAAEQARDVLFAQAPDQGNSGR
- a CDS encoding ABC transporter ATP-binding protein, with product MLQLSEVSVRHEVYDAEGAVDYGVPRPHGVSAELRAGEVVLLLGPSGCGKSTLTLTFNGLIPHVVGSHMDGTVAVRGVDTRTVPVPRLAAEVAMVFQDPDAQIVTATVLDEVCFGPENLCLPVDEVLVRAEDALRRVGLWDRRDDDPAHLSGGGRQRLAIACALALRTPLLVLDEPTANLDPAGVEDVYRALREIAAGRDRAVLLVEHNLDAAIDFVDRVLVLDADGRLVFDGPARSTIVDNVERLVELGVWLPVAALAALRLRAAGIRLDPLPLTPRELATALDARSDLPAPQLIGQAAAGSAEEAVRVRELTVHRGEKPVVRDVSLAVGTGEFVAIVGPNGAGKTTLAQALAGVITTRRGAVTVDGLDPSRTDPRVLAERVGFVFQNPEHQFITGRVEDELAYGLRVRRVPPDEIAVRVNELLDRLDLRELRDVHPFLLSGGQKRRLSVGTALVTRPRVLVLDEPTFGQDRERAAELLDLLAGLHRAGTTVIVVSHDMNLVAEHATRVLVIDSGRVIADGPPAAVYADADLLAAADLRSPPIAQAARMLANHPGWHGLTRLADLPGRQVVAS
- a CDS encoding ABC transporter permease is translated as MSSLALAVRDSSTMLRRNLLHARRYPSLTLNLLLTPIMLLLLFVYIFGDTLGAGLGGGRAEYIAYLVPGLLLMTIGSTVIGTAVSVSNDMTEGIIARFRTMAIHRGSVLVGHVVGSVLQSVMSVVLVGAVAVAIGFRSTDATALEWLAAFGLLVLFALALTWIAVGMGLVSPNAEAASNNAMPLILLPLLSSAFVPIEAMPGWFQPIAEYQPFTPAIETLRGLLLGTGIGHNGWLAVGWCLGLAVLGYFWSTAKFNRDPR